A window from Rhizosphaericola mali encodes these proteins:
- a CDS encoding MutS-related protein — protein MNEAREIYLKNISELQLEETNLSKKRKLIGWARFLTIVALIVWMVKMFKASLPILIVGIVLLLILFLVFVAIDVKWKTALLYTQSLLKVNRRELDGLDGKFSTWESGDVFNDPTHAYLSDLDVFGNFSIFQYVNRANTSGGKKVLAQWFKEKADNSIILQRQKATQYLSKQLSFRQDVDAVGLDNPIDENVSKLVDTWTKLPNPLAAGAWNVVKIVYPIITLSTLFLYLNDSISGGMFSLAVLVFLIFSFAQTKKITASYDAINKLEPKIATLSKQLSLFENLKVEGELLVTLQNKLRNENISASKSIADLRKILEKFDVRMNVFLFFFLNAFLLWDVWVTLALNKWKTAFGDKVSLWLNTVYEVEALNSLGTLTFNHPDWIFPTINDTYFNMAATEIGHPLIAASKRVNNSFAINGQDKIALITGSNMGGKSTFLRSLGVNLILANCGAPVCAQSMTVSPTKLMSSMRIADNLAENTSTFYAELKKLKQIIEAVNGGEKVFVLLDEILRGTNSLDRHAGSKALMTQLIEQKVVAVIATHDVELASMQNDYPGKIENYHFDVQVAEDQQLYFDYKLKNGICQRMNAAILMREIGIKM, from the coding sequence ATGAATGAAGCAAGAGAAATTTATTTAAAAAATATATCGGAATTACAATTAGAAGAAACTAATCTAAGTAAAAAACGCAAATTAATCGGTTGGGCAAGATTTTTAACTATTGTTGCTTTGATTGTTTGGATGGTGAAGATGTTTAAAGCTTCATTGCCTATATTAATTGTTGGTATAGTATTATTGTTGATTCTATTTCTTGTTTTTGTGGCGATTGATGTAAAGTGGAAAACTGCTTTATTATATACGCAAAGTTTGCTTAAGGTTAATAGAAGAGAGTTAGATGGCTTGGATGGGAAGTTTTCAACGTGGGAGAGTGGAGACGTCTTTAATGATCCTACACATGCATATCTTTCGGATCTAGATGTTTTTGGTAATTTTTCCATATTCCAATATGTGAATCGTGCAAATACGAGTGGTGGTAAAAAAGTGTTGGCTCAATGGTTTAAAGAAAAAGCCGATAACTCAATCATTTTACAAAGGCAAAAAGCGACACAATATTTATCAAAACAATTATCCTTTCGTCAAGATGTAGACGCTGTCGGATTGGATAATCCTATAGATGAAAACGTATCCAAATTGGTTGATACTTGGACCAAATTACCCAATCCTTTAGCTGCTGGAGCTTGGAATGTCGTGAAGATTGTTTATCCAATAATTACTTTGTCTACACTTTTTCTTTATCTCAATGATTCTATTTCTGGCGGTATGTTTTCCTTAGCGGTCTTGGTATTTTTGATTTTTTCATTTGCTCAAACAAAGAAAATTACAGCATCCTACGATGCAATCAACAAATTGGAACCTAAAATAGCTACCTTATCCAAACAATTGTCCTTATTTGAAAATCTCAAAGTAGAAGGTGAGTTGCTGGTGACTTTGCAAAATAAATTGCGCAATGAAAATATTTCAGCCTCTAAATCTATAGCAGATTTGCGTAAGATTTTAGAAAAATTTGATGTTCGGATGAATGTATTTTTGTTCTTTTTTTTGAACGCATTCTTGCTGTGGGACGTTTGGGTTACACTTGCTTTGAATAAATGGAAAACTGCATTTGGAGATAAAGTTTCCTTGTGGCTAAATACTGTATATGAAGTAGAAGCCTTGAATAGTCTGGGTACGTTGACATTTAATCATCCGGATTGGATTTTTCCAACTATAAATGATACGTATTTCAATATGGCTGCAACGGAAATAGGGCATCCGTTAATTGCAGCATCCAAACGTGTAAATAATTCATTTGCAATCAATGGACAAGATAAAATTGCGCTTATTACAGGAAGTAATATGGGTGGAAAAAGTACATTCCTAAGAAGCTTAGGTGTTAATTTAATATTGGCAAATTGTGGTGCGCCTGTTTGTGCACAATCTATGACAGTCTCTCCGACTAAGTTGATGAGTAGCATGCGTATTGCAGATAATCTAGCAGAAAATACCTCTACATTTTATGCAGAACTAAAGAAACTTAAACAAATTATTGAAGCCGTGAATGGAGGGGAAAAAGTATTTGTATTGTTAGATGAGATTTTACGTGGAACCAACTCTTTGGATAGACATGCAGGTTCAAAAGCACTGATGACTCAATTAATCGAACAAAAAGTGGTTGCGGTAATTGCAACGCATGATGTAGAGTTGGCAAGTATGCAAAATGATTATCCTGGTAAAATAGAGAATTATCATTTTGATGTGCAAGTTGCAGAGGATCAACAATTATACTTTGACTATAAATTGAAAAATGGTATTTGTCAGCGTATGAATGCCGCTATACTAATGCGTGAAATAGGAATTAAGATGTAA
- a CDS encoding FixH family protein codes for MRKYIQKHYILFFLSSSIIYLYSCSKSDNNITTPSETNSLNLINSQTINSTPYKIETYIHTDSIIVGYNPIILKIKDTTTSTYITNATILFDPLMTANAGMHRHSGPVEQPIYASSNGGYTGAFMPIHGSTISYDNAGNYTGWTMRYAITINNITYDTVKYNFATKNIKINTQFFTSVAGNDGYTYYIALVTPQQASQKIGIQDLEVSIYRGDNHEALSFTPINNLTITNFYPYMPDMGHSSDNNTIPTNTTNGHYKGSVNFTMGGAWTLNFIKIMQNGSSLIDSTGLEIAF; via the coding sequence ATGCGTAAATACATTCAAAAACACTATATTCTTTTTTTCCTTAGTAGTTCTATCATTTATCTATATTCTTGTTCCAAAAGTGATAATAATATAACAACTCCCTCGGAAACGAATTCCTTAAATCTAATCAATAGTCAAACAATAAACTCGACTCCTTATAAAATAGAAACTTACATCCATACAGATTCTATAATCGTTGGTTACAATCCTATCATATTAAAAATTAAAGACACAACTACAAGTACTTATATTACTAATGCGACAATCCTTTTCGATCCATTAATGACTGCCAATGCGGGCATGCATAGACATTCTGGTCCTGTAGAACAACCAATTTACGCCTCTTCTAATGGTGGATATACTGGCGCATTTATGCCTATACATGGATCTACCATATCTTATGACAATGCTGGAAATTATACGGGCTGGACAATGAGATATGCCATCACAATTAATAATATTACATACGATACTGTTAAATATAATTTTGCGACAAAAAACATTAAGATCAATACGCAATTTTTCACTTCAGTTGCTGGCAATGATGGCTATACCTATTATATCGCATTGGTAACTCCGCAGCAGGCGAGTCAAAAAATTGGAATACAAGACTTGGAAGTTTCGATTTATAGAGGAGACAACCATGAAGCTTTATCATTTACACCCATAAACAATTTAACTATAACCAACTTCTATCCTTATATGCCGGATATGGGTCATAGTTCCGATAATAATACCATACCCACAAATACGACAAATGGACATTACAAAGGAAGCGTAAACTTCACAATGGGTGGAGCATGGACTTTAAATTTCATTAAAATAATGCAAAACGGATCTAGTCTTATCGACTCTACCGGATTAGAAATAGCATTTTAA